Genomic window (Granulicella arctica):
CAATAAGGATCTTTCGTACTTTTTTCAGCCGGATCAGCACAGTTTTTTCAGGGTCCAGCGGAAGAAGGACCGTGTTCGTATCCCGCAGCCAAGAGCGGCCAACCCGTCGCACCTTGCGGAGAGTTTTGGCATCCTTGTGCCAGACCGGAGCCTTGGGCCATGTATCGCGGAGTTCTTTCCGAACCGGGACGTGAATCCGTTCCGCCCTCAGATGTACCAAGGGCACGAGATGGTCTACCTCGTTTCAGGATCTTTGGAGATAGAGTTTGGGAGTCGTCGAGACACGCTCCATGCCGGAGATGTTGCCTATTTGGATGCCAGCACGGCGCGCGTCTTCCGCTGTGCCGGGGACGAGTCAGCAAAAGCGCTGATTATCAGTGTTCCGCTTCGGGTCTGACATCGGCTAGACAGCTTCCACAGTGTCTGGTTCGACCGCGTGAGGGTCTTTCTGGGGAGGAACCTTTGCGAGTGCCTTCAGCGTGTCTTTACTGACCGGCTTCTCGTGGAGGAGGAGCTCGGCGGCGCGGACGCGTGGGTTGGCATGGAACCATCGCTGAACGATGTTGTCGCGCAAGAGGTTGAGCAAGGCTAGCAGACTCATTCCCTGATGGTGGGCCATCCATGAGCGAACGAGCTGCGGTTCGCGCCCTTCCATGTAGTCGGCTGCTTCGTAGAAGCCGTAGGCTCCCAGCCAATCAAGTGAGGCCATCTTGCGAAGGTTGGCAAGGGCGTCTCGGCGAAGGAGTGGTAGCGCGAGGAAGGATGCATACGGGGCGATGACGGGGCCGTCCTCTGCGCCATACTTCAAGGCAAGGGCCGGGATGCCGAAGGCTTGGTAGCCATAACGTCCCAGAGAGTCGGTTTTGGCGAAGCCGGATTCCGAGATTCCCCAAGGTATGTTGCCTCGCTTCAGTGAGCGGACGTGATCCCTCTGAATGCGGACGGCTGACTCGAGCGAGCGCGAGATGAGGGT
Coding sequences:
- a CDS encoding helix-turn-helix domain-containing protein, coding for MMTDELTTMNETDMAVPIEEVNADSVEQMIESNSVGARIKQLRLKRSMGLVELGVKTGLSASFLSQLETGRVVPTLRNLARLGLVFNKDLSYFFQPDQHSFFRVQRKKDRVRIPQPRAANPSHLAESFGILVPDRSLGPCIAEFFPNRDVNPFRPQMYQGHEMVYLVSGSLEIEFGSRRDTLHAGDVAYLDASTARVFRCAGDESAKALIISVPLRV